The Vibrio agarivorans genome contains the following window.
GTGTTCGCCAGTTAGTTTTATCAGCGACATGTTTTGCGATTTCAATTTCTACGAGGCCTGAGATATGGCGTGTTTTGACGCGTAAAATCGGTAAGCCTTGTGTTGCCCCTTGGTCAATCCAGCGTGTAGGTATTTGTGTATGACGTGTGATACCGACTTTCAAGCTAGAGGTATTTGAAAGATACACAAAGTGGTCAACCATACAGTTCGCTTCGCCCCATTCTGGCTCACGGCAGGTTCCTGAGTCATAGTGGCAGGTCTCTGGTTTCATTATGCACATATCACAGCTAGCGAGTTTCTTCATGCATACAAAACAGTGGCCTTGTGAGTAGCTTTTCTTGGTTTTCTTGCCACAGCTGCAGCAAAAGATGTTACCAGTGTGAGTGAGTGTGAGTGTTTTACCAATAAACGGATTAAGTTCGACGAGCTCCTCTCCAACAGGCAATCGGTATGAGACCTCCCCGTCAAGGCTGGCGTTCATTTTACTCAGCGTTCCTTTTGCGATGATCGACATAGGCTTCCTTTAATTTTTATTTATATTGACGCTATCTTACTTGGCTAAGGCTAGGATGAGAATGACCAAGAAGGTAAGTGTCGGTTAATTGAACAAGATTGGCCACTAATGATAGGCTTGATGAATGAAAAATCGATAAGAAACAAAAGCAAAGGAGTTGCGATGAATTTTCGTTGTGGTCAGTGCAGGCACTTTACACGCACACGTGACAATCAAAAAGATCTCTGTGGAGCATGGGATCAACCTACGATGGCAGACCGCCAAGCGTGTCCATCTTTCATTCCTCGCAAACTCACTATGCCCAACAAGGACGGTGGTTGATGTTTACTATGAAGGTTGATGAAGATATTGAACTAGCTTTAGTTCAGCCCTCGTTTTGCACGGCGTATTTGATGTTGCTTAATGAGAATCTAGATTATTTGAGTGAGTGGCTTGCTTGGCCGCCAAGTATTGAAGGTATCGGTGATTTTGAGGTGTTTGTTAAGCAATCACTGAATGACTATACCAATGGTAAATCCATGACATGTGCAATCGTATTTCGCGGCCAAATTGTCGGTAATATCAGTTACAACACCATTGATAGGCAACTTGAGCGAGTTGAGATAGGTTATTGGCTCGCGGCGTCTCATCAAGGGCAAGGTATCATGACGCGATCGGTTCAACATCTCGTCAATTATGCCTTTGGCACGTTAAACATGAGAAAAGTCCAAATCAGTGCGGCAACAGAAAATGCCGCTAGTCGAGGTGTTTGTGAGCGTTTGGGTTTTGAGCTCGAAGGTGTAATCCGACGTGCAGAGCGATTGAGTGATAGAGTGGTTGACCATGCTGTTTACGGATTAGTTAGAGGTGCCTGATGAGCACAAAAATTATGCCATCAGCAATATTGTTTGACTGGGGGGATACGTTGATGGTTGATACCCCCGGCAATATTGGGAAGATGTGCGATTGGCCGGTGGTTACAGCGACTGAAGGGGCACAAGAAGTGCTTGAGTTTTTATCCTCGCATTATCTTATTTATATAGCGACGAACGCACAAGAATCCACTGCACAAGATATTGAACAAGCATTTGCCAGAGTGGGCTTGGCGAAATACCTCTCTGGCTACTTTTGTTACGCAAATCTGTCTCTCGCAAAAGGTAGCCCTGATTTTTATCGCAAAATCGCTCAACAATTACAGCTTGCTCCATCCGAGCTAGTGATGATTGGTGATACCCTTGATAAAGACATTTACCCCGCGCGAGAGGCGGGATTACAAGCGGTTCTGCTTA
Protein-coding sequences here:
- a CDS encoding HAD family hydrolase → MSTKIMPSAILFDWGDTLMVDTPGNIGKMCDWPVVTATEGAQEVLEFLSSHYLIYIATNAQESTAQDIEQAFARVGLAKYLSGYFCYANLSLAKGSPDFYRKIAQQLQLAPSELVMIGDTLDKDIYPAREAGLQAVLLNSTQQSTDATVDSIVHLNELILKLESCQNS
- a CDS encoding GNAT family N-acetyltransferase; this encodes MFTMKVDEDIELALVQPSFCTAYLMLLNENLDYLSEWLAWPPSIEGIGDFEVFVKQSLNDYTNGKSMTCAIVFRGQIVGNISYNTIDRQLERVEIGYWLAASHQGQGIMTRSVQHLVNYAFGTLNMRKVQISAATENAASRGVCERLGFELEGVIRRAERLSDRVVDHAVYGLVRGA
- a CDS encoding DUF2797 domain-containing protein, whose product is MSIIAKGTLSKMNASLDGEVSYRLPVGEELVELNPFIGKTLTLTHTGNIFCCSCGKKTKKSYSQGHCFVCMKKLASCDMCIMKPETCHYDSGTCREPEWGEANCMVDHFVYLSNTSSLKVGITRHTQIPTRWIDQGATQGLPILRVKTRHISGLVEIEIAKHVADKTNWRTLLKGDGDPLPLEERAKELLELAAPKMAEIKAQFGEDAVTVLDEAITPLQYPVKQHPVKITSHNFDKNPEVTGTLQGIKGQYLIFDSGVINVRKFTSYEVEVSA